The Streptomyces sp. NBC_00162 sequence GACGAAGAGCGCGACTACATGTACGCCGAGTACGCCAAGGACCCGCGGATGCGGGCCAACATCGGCATCCGGCGCCGCCTCGCCCCGCTCCTGGACAACGACCGCAACCAGATGGAGCTGTTCACCGCGCTGCTGCTGTCCCTCCCGGGCTCGCCGGTGCTGTACTACGGCGACGAGATCGGCATGGGCGACAACATCTGGCTGGGCGACCGCGACGGCGTGCGCACCCCGATGCAGTGGACCCCCGACCGCAACGCCGGTTTCTCCTCCTGCGATCCGGGCAGGCTCAACCTGCCGGTCATCATGGACCCGGTCTACGGGTACCAGGTCACCAATGTCGAGGCCGCGATGGCATCGCCCTCGTCACTGTTGCACTGGACCCGCCGGCTGATCGAGATCCGCAAGGCGAACCCCGCCTTCGGACTCGGCTCGTACACCGAACTGCCCTCGTCCAACCCGGCGGTGCTCGCGTTCCTGCGCGAGTTCGGGGACGACCTGGTGCTGTGCGTGCACAACTTCTCGCGCTTCGCGCAGCCCACCGAGCTGGATCTGCGGTCGTTCAACGGGCGGGTCCCGGTGGAGCTCACGGGTGATGTGCGCTTCCCGCCGATCGGCGAGTGGCCGTACCTGCTGACCCTGGCGGGACACGGCTTCTACTGGTTCCGGCTGCGCGCCGAGCAACGCGGCGAGCAGCGCGCCGCCGAATAGGACTCGTCCTAGCAGGCCGGGTACGGGGCGGGCAGCACGCGAATGGGTCAATCGCCCGCCCCTGTACGGATCATCCTGACCCGACACTCGCACTTGCCGGAGAAGCAACTGCCGCGCATCCGGGACACTCTGCGCATTCTGTGACGGCCCGGGGAAAGGACGCGACGCCATGTCGGAGGCTGCATCCGCCCGGAGCCGGCTGACGGCCGACCGGGCCGCCCTGCTCACCGGGATCGGCCCGCTGGAGCCGATGCTGCGGGCCTGGCTGCCCACGCAGCGCTGGTTCGCGGGCAAGGGCCGTGCCATCGGCGCGTTCAGGACCGTCTCGGCGGCCGAACTGCTGCCTCCGGGGTCCGTCCCCGGACTGGTGCACCTGCTCCTCGACGTCGACGGGGACTGCTACCAACTCCTCCTGGGCATCCGCCCGTCCCTGCCGCCCGCGCTCGCGCACACGCTGATCGGGCACGCCGACGAGGGCCCCTACGCGGGCCGGGCGGTGTACGAGGCGCTGGGCGACCCCCGGCTCGCGGCCATGCTGCTGGAACGATTGCGCTCCCCCGGCAGCCTCGGCCCGCTCCGCTTCGACCGGGACCCGGACGCGCCGGTCCCGGCCGGGCTCGCCCCGCGGCCGCTGTCCGGCGAGCAGACCAACTCCTCGCTGATCTACGGGGATTCGTACATCCTGAAGGTGTTCCGGCGGGTCGGCCCGGGAGTCAACCCGGACCTGGAGCTGCCCCGGGCGCTGGCCGCCGCCGGGTGCGCCCGCGTCCCGGCGCCCGTCGCCTGGTACGAGGCCGAGCTGCCCGGCAGCGAGCCGCTGACCCTGGGCGTGCTCCAGCCGTATCTGCGCGGCTCCGACGACGGCTGGCAGCTCGCACTGCGCCGGCTCGGCGCCGGGGCCGACTTCACCGCCGAGGCCCACGCACTGGGCCGGGCCACCGCCGAGGTGCACAGCGCGCTCGCCGCCGCCCTGCCCACCGTCGCCCTCGGCCCGGAGCAGACCGCCCGGCTCGCCGCCGGGATGACGGCCCGGCTGGCCGCCACCGCCCGGGAAGTGGCCGCGCTGCGGCCCTACGAGGCGGGGCTGCGGGGGGCGTTCGACGCGCTGGCCGCCTCCCGCGGGGCCGGGGTGCCGGCCCAGCGGATCCACGGGGACCTCCATCTGGGTCAGACCCTGCGCACCCTCGACGGCTCCTGGTCGTTGATCGACTTCGAGGGCGAGCCGGCCCGGCCGCTGGCCGACCGGCGCCGCCCCGAACCGGCCGTGCGCGACATCGCCGGGATACTGCGTTCCTTCGACTACGCCGCGCGCTCGCACCGGCCGTTCGCCCCCGCCTGGGCGGACGACTGCCGGGCCGCCTTCTGCGAGGGCTACGCCCGCACCACGGGCCGCGACCCCCGCGAGGATCCCGTGCTGCTGCGCGCGTACGAGACCGACAAGGCGGTGTACGAGGCCCGTTACGAGTCCCGGCACCGCCCCGACTGGCTGCACGTCCCGATGGCCGCGATCCGGCGGCTCTCGGAGCCGCAGCGGCCCGCCCACCGGATGCCTCCGGTCCCGCCCGCCCCCGGCTCCGTCTCCACGCACCCCCAACCCCATCAGAAGCCCCCGAGGAGGCCGCTCGCGTGAGCGCCGCACGACAGCCGTCACCGACCGTCCCCGACGAAACCGGAGCCGTCCCGGCGTCCGCCAAGACAGCGACACGGGCTGGCCGCGCACCCCGGGCCCGCCGCGCCGCCCCACCCCGCGGGGTCCGGCCGGCGCCCGCGCTCGGCGGGGAGGAACGGGCCCGGCTGCTGGAGGGCCGTCACCACGACCCCCACGCGGTGCTGGGCGCCCGCACCGAGCGGGGCGGAGTGGCCTTCCGCGTGCTGCGCCCGTACGCCAAGGCGGTCACCGTCGTCGCCAAGGGGCTGCGGGCCGAGCTCTTCGACGAGGGGGACGGGCTGTTCTCCGGGCTGCTGCCGCTGACCGGGGTGCCGGACTACCGGCTGCTGGTCGCGTACGACAGCGACGAGATCGAGGTCCACGACCCGTACCGGTTCCTGCCCGCGCTCGGCGAGCTGGACCTGCACCTGATCGGCGAGGGCCGCCACGAGCAGCTGTGGAAGGCGCTCGGCGCCGAGCCGATGGAGCACCAGGGGGTGGACGGCACCCGGTTCACGGTGTGGGCGCCGAACGCCCAGGGGGTCCGCGTCTCCGGGGACTTCTCGTACTGGGACTCCGTCGCCTACCCGATGCGCTCGCTCGGCGCCAGCGGCGTGTGGGAGCTGTTCCTGCCCGGCGTGGGCGCCGGGGCGCTGTACAAGTACGACATCACGCGCCCCGACGGCAGTCACACCCTTCGCGCGGACCCGATGGCCCGGGCCGCGGAGGTGCCCCCGGCGAACGCCTCCCGGGTGACCGCCTCCGCGTACGCGTGGGGGGACGCGCAGTGGATGGCGAACCGCGGGGCCCGGCCCCCGCACCAGGCCCCCTTCTCCGTGTACGAGCTGCACCTGGCGTCCTGGCGGCCCGGGCTCTCGTACCGCCAGCTCGCCGAGCAGCTGCCGGGGTACGTGAAGGAGCTCGGCTTCACGCACGTGGAGCTGATGCCGGTCGCCGAGCACCCCTTCGGCGGCTCCTGGGGCTACCAGGTCACCGGCTTCTACGCGCCGACCTCGCGGATGGGCGGCCCGGACGACTTCCGTCTCCTCGTGGACGCGCTGCACCAGGCCGGGATCGGGGTGATCGTCGACTGGGTGCCGGCGCACTTCCCGCGCGACGACTGGGCCCTCGCCGAGTTCGACGGGCGGCCGCTGTACGAGCACCAGGACCCGCGGCGGGCCGCGCACCCGGACTGGGGGACGCTGGAGTTCGACTACGGCCGCAAGGAGGTCCGCAACTTCCTCGTCGCCAACGCCGTGTACTGGTGCGAGGAGTTCCACGTGGACGGGCTGCGCGTGGACGCGGTGGCCTCGATGCTCTATCTCGACTACTCGCGCGCCGAGGGCGAGTGGACGCCCAACGAGCACGGCGGGCGGGAGAACCTGGACGCGGTGGCGCTGCTCCAGGAGATGAACGCGACCGTGTACCGGCGCTGCCCGGGCGTGGTGACGATCGCGGAGGAGTCCACCGCGTGGGAGGGCGTGACCCGGCCCACGGACTCGGGCGGGCTGGGCTTCGGCCTGAAGTGGAACATGGGCTGGATGCACGACACGCTGCGCTACATGTCGAAGGAGTCGGTGCACCGCAAGTACCACCACCACGACATGACCTTCGGGATGATCTACGCCTTCAGCGAGAACTACGTGCTGCCGATCTCGCACGACGAGGTGGTGCACGGCAAGGGTTCGCTGGTGTCGAAGATGCCCGGGGAGGACTGGTGGCAGAAGCGGGCCGCGCACCGGGCGTACCTGGGCTTCATGTGGGCCCACCCGGGGAAGCAGCTGCTCTTCATGGGTCAGGAGTTCGCCCAGGGTTCGGAGTGGTCTGAGGTGTACGGGCCGGACTGGTGGCTGCTGGACGACTCCTATTCGGCGGCCGGTGACCACCGGGGCGTCCGCACCCTCGTGCGCGACCTGAACCGCACCTACACGGCGGCGCCCGCCCTGTGGGAGCGGGACACCGTGCCGGAGGGCTTCGCCTGGGTGGAGGCGGACGCCGCGGAGGACAACGTGTTCGCCTTCCTGCGGTACGCGCAGGACGGCTCGCAGCTCCTGTGCGTGTCGAACTTCTCGCCGGTGGTCCGGCACGGGTACCGGGTCGGGGTGCCGCAGGACGTCCCACTGTGGCAGGAGGTCCTCAACACCGACCAGGAGCAGTACGGCGGCAGCGGGGTGCGTCATCTGCAGCCGCTGCGGCCCGAGCCG is a genomic window containing:
- a CDS encoding maltokinase N-terminal cap-like domain-containing protein, which produces MSEAASARSRLTADRAALLTGIGPLEPMLRAWLPTQRWFAGKGRAIGAFRTVSAAELLPPGSVPGLVHLLLDVDGDCYQLLLGIRPSLPPALAHTLIGHADEGPYAGRAVYEALGDPRLAAMLLERLRSPGSLGPLRFDRDPDAPVPAGLAPRPLSGEQTNSSLIYGDSYILKVFRRVGPGVNPDLELPRALAAAGCARVPAPVAWYEAELPGSEPLTLGVLQPYLRGSDDGWQLALRRLGAGADFTAEAHALGRATAEVHSALAAALPTVALGPEQTARLAAGMTARLAATAREVAALRPYEAGLRGAFDALAASRGAGVPAQRIHGDLHLGQTLRTLDGSWSLIDFEGEPARPLADRRRPEPAVRDIAGILRSFDYAARSHRPFAPAWADDCRAAFCEGYARTTGRDPREDPVLLRAYETDKAVYEARYESRHRPDWLHVPMAAIRRLSEPQRPAHRMPPVPPAPGSVSTHPQPHQKPPRRPLA
- the glgB gene encoding 1,4-alpha-glucan branching enzyme — translated: MSAARQPSPTVPDETGAVPASAKTATRAGRAPRARRAAPPRGVRPAPALGGEERARLLEGRHHDPHAVLGARTERGGVAFRVLRPYAKAVTVVAKGLRAELFDEGDGLFSGLLPLTGVPDYRLLVAYDSDEIEVHDPYRFLPALGELDLHLIGEGRHEQLWKALGAEPMEHQGVDGTRFTVWAPNAQGVRVSGDFSYWDSVAYPMRSLGASGVWELFLPGVGAGALYKYDITRPDGSHTLRADPMARAAEVPPANASRVTASAYAWGDAQWMANRGARPPHQAPFSVYELHLASWRPGLSYRQLAEQLPGYVKELGFTHVELMPVAEHPFGGSWGYQVTGFYAPTSRMGGPDDFRLLVDALHQAGIGVIVDWVPAHFPRDDWALAEFDGRPLYEHQDPRRAAHPDWGTLEFDYGRKEVRNFLVANAVYWCEEFHVDGLRVDAVASMLYLDYSRAEGEWTPNEHGGRENLDAVALLQEMNATVYRRCPGVVTIAEESTAWEGVTRPTDSGGLGFGLKWNMGWMHDTLRYMSKESVHRKYHHHDMTFGMIYAFSENYVLPISHDEVVHGKGSLVSKMPGEDWWQKRAAHRAYLGFMWAHPGKQLLFMGQEFAQGSEWSEVYGPDWWLLDDSYSAAGDHRGVRTLVRDLNRTYTAAPALWERDTVPEGFAWVEADAAEDNVFAFLRYAQDGSQLLCVSNFSPVVRHGYRVGVPQDVPLWQEVLNTDQEQYGGSGVRHLQPLRPEPVPAQGRPASLRLTLPPLATVWLRP